Part of the Streptomyces europaeiscabiei genome is shown below.
CGCACCGTGACGCCCTTGTACTGGTTCATCACGACGAGCCCGGTCCCGGCCAGCGTCTTGAGCGCCTCGCGCACAGGCGTCTTGGACACGCCGAACTGCGCGGCCAGCTCGGTCTCGACCAGGGCCTGACCGGGCGTCAACTGCCCGGTGAGGATGCGGTGCTTGATCCCCTCCAGCACGAACTGCGTGCGGGACGGGATCGGCATGGGCACAGAGGTCATGCGCGCCTCTCGGTTCTCACGTATGGGATTCCATATGGGATCTCACGTATCGCGTCTCATATATGACGTACGAAGTACGACGCGTTGAAGGTAGGGAGGGGCTCCGTGTTTCGTCAATGCTTCCGACAAAAGAAGATGTGGCCGCCGCCACGCGATCTTGATGCCCTAGGCCTTCCTGACGGCCCTGCCGAAGGCTCTGCCGACGGTTCTGCCGACGGTTCTGCCGACGGTTCTGCTGTCACACGATCTTGGTGTCGCCCTCACGCGCGCTCTCGGTCGGCCCGCCGAAGACGACGGCCGCCCGCCCGGTCGCCCCCTCCGGGGTGAGCGTGGGCCCCACATGCGTGATCAGCAGCCGGCTCGCGCTCTTCGCGTACGTCCCGGCCTCCTCCGGGGTGAGATGCACCCGGGGTTCGCCTTCGCGATGCGTGTCGACGTCCGCCTCGCACAGGAACAGGTCTGCACCGGCGGCCAGTTGACCGAGCGCGTCGCACGGACCGCTGTCACCCGAGTACGCGAAGACCCGCCCCTGGCACTCGGCGCGCAGCCCGTAGGACTCCACGTCGTGCACCACGGCGCGGGCGGTGAGGGTCAGATTCCAGTGCCGGACCGAATGACCGTCGTACAGGGGGCGGAAGTCGAACACCCCGCTCAGGAAAGCCGTGTCCGGCCGCCCGAAGAAGCCCGCGAGCCGCCCCGCGCAGTCGCCGGGCGCGTAGACGGGCAGCGGCGCGGGCAGGGTGAGGCCGCCGTACGCGAACCCGTACGTCGCGGCCACCAGATCCGCGCTGTGGTCCGCGTGCAGATGGGAGATCCAGATCGCCGTGAGCCGGGTGGGATCCGTGTGCCGCTGCAACTCGGCGAACGTCCCGAACCCCGCGTCCACCCATATCTCGGCGCCCCCGCCGCGCAGCAGGTATCCGGAGGCCGGCCGGCCCGGGCGGGGGTGCGGAGAGGCGGTACCGAGGACGGTGAGGCTCAGGGGCATGTCCGGGAGCGTACGGAGGCGGGCGGGCGCGCGCGCCGCGTTTGCGGGTTCTGTCCTGGATGCGCCTACGGCGTCCCGACGGTCGGCGGCGCGGGCTGTTCGGTCGTCCCGTCGTTCGGTCGTCCCGTCCCCCCGTCGTCCCGTCCCCCCGTCGTCCCGTCCCCCCGTCGTCCCGTCGTCCCGTAGCGGGAATCTACGGCTTCCAGATCGGATCGCGTCCACTCAGCCCGATCACGCGGTCCAGCAGCGGCGCGTCGTCCGGCACGGGCACCACGGGGCCGAAGATGTCGCCGCGCGAGGGATCGTCGACCGAGGCGGCGAGGAAGGGGTGCGTCGCGGCGAGGGCAGCCGGATCGGGGTCGTACGCCTGACCGGTCGCCCGCGCGAGGTCCCAGCCGTGTACGACCAGCTCGTCCGCCGCCACGGCCCCGGCGATCGCCCCCGGCAGCGGCACCCCGCCCGCCCGGGTCTCCCCCGTCCATGCGGCCGCGTCCCGCCAGGCCGCGCCGAGCTCGTCGAGAACCTGCGGCAGAGCCTCGCGCCAGCCCGGTCCGACGTCGGGCAGTGCCGCCTGCGGGTTGGTGTCCGTCGTCGGCCCCAGATCCTTCCGGCCCGCGTCACGGAAGGCTACGGCCAGGCCGAGCAGATGGCCGAGGAGGTTGTGCACGGCGTACTCCGGGCACGGAGTGGGGTCGGAGAGCTGGTCGTCGCGGACGCCTTGGGCGAGGCGGGCGACGATGCGGGCCTGTGGGGCGAGGTCGAGGGGGATCGGGGCGTGGTCTGTCATGCGGTGCTCCTCGGATGGTTCTCGGGTGGTTCTCGGGTGGCTCTCGGGTGCTTCTTGGGTGGCTCTCGAAACTGGGCCGGAGGCCTGTGTCTCCCTTGTCAGGTAGACCCTCGACGCCCCGAAAACTCATCGCTCGCCCGCGCCCACCCCTCCCGGCGACGATTCCCAGGGCATCCGCCCGATCCGGACGGCGGGTCCTTAGCACCACGATCACCAGCCATGACATCCACACCCACGACCCGCACGACCTGGCGGACCGGACGCGTCCTCGGGGACCGCGACGCGGGGCCGTACCTGGCCGCAGTGGTGGTCTCGGGCCTCGGCTCGTCGGCGATGTGGCTGGTCGCGGGCGTCCGGGTCAAGGACCTCACCGGCTCGGACGCGCTGGCGGCGCTGTGCGCGTTCGCCCTGTGGGCCCCGCTCCTCGCCGGCCCCCTCCTGGGCACCCGCGCGGACCGCCCACACCGCCGCGCCCTCCTCATCACCACCAATCTGGGCCTGGCAGCCCTCCTCCTCGCCCTCTTCGCCGTGGACACCCCGGGCGACCTGTGGCTCAGGGGTTGCCTGTCCGGCGCCGGTGATCGATGGTGAAGAACCGCCGACCGCCGTACTTGGAGCGCGAGTTGGCGGCACAGGGAGGGGATTTCTCATGGCACTACGCAAGTTGGCCGCGGCACTGTTCGCGGCAGCGGCGATCGCGGCCTCGACGGTCGGGCTGAACGGTACGGCCGCCGCCCACACCGACAG
Proteins encoded:
- a CDS encoding MBL fold metallo-hydrolase; translation: MPLSLTVLGTASPHPRPGRPASGYLLRGGGAEIWVDAGFGTFAELQRHTDPTRLTAIWISHLHADHSADLVAATYGFAYGGLTLPAPLPVYAPGDCAGRLAGFFGRPDTAFLSGVFDFRPLYDGHSVRHWNLTLTARAVVHDVESYGLRAECQGRVFAYSGDSGPCDALGQLAAGADLFLCEADVDTHREGEPRVHLTPEEAGTYAKSASRLLITHVGPTLTPEGATGRAAVVFGGPTESAREGDTKIV
- a CDS encoding TIGR03086 family metal-binding protein; the protein is MTDHAPIPLDLAPQARIVARLAQGVRDDQLSDPTPCPEYAVHNLLGHLLGLAVAFRDAGRKDLGPTTDTNPQAALPDVGPGWREALPQVLDELGAAWRDAAAWTGETRAGGVPLPGAIAGAVAADELVVHGWDLARATGQAYDPDPAALAATHPFLAASVDDPSRGDIFGPVVPVPDDAPLLDRVIGLSGRDPIWKP